tggagaatggagaatagagaattgagaatggagaattgagaattgagaattgagaattgagaattgaaaattgagaaatgagaatggagaatggaaaattgagaatggaaaatggagaatatagaatggagaatggagaatggagaattgagaattgagaatgagaattgagaattgagaatagagaatggagaatggagaatggggaatgaggaatggagaatgaagaatggaaaatgaggattggagaatgaggaatggagaatggagaattgaggATGGAGAAtagagaattgagaattgagaatagcgaatggagaattgagaattgaaaattgaaaattgagaattgagaattgagaatagAGAATGGGGAATAGtaaatgaagaatggagaatgaagaatggggaatgaggaatggaaaatgaggaatggaaaatgaggaatggagaatggagaattgagaatttagaatggagaatggagaattgagaattgagaatggcgAATGgcgaatggagaattgagaattgagaattgagaattgagaattgaaaattgagAATTGACAATTGAGaattgaaaatggaaaatgaagaattgagaatggaaaatggagaattaagaattgggaattgagaatggagaattgagaataaagaatggagaatggagaatggagaatggagaatggagaatggagaattgagaattgagcattaagaattgagaattgagaatggagaatggagaattgagaattgagaatggagaataatgaatggagaatggagaatggagaatggagaatggagaatcaGGAATAGAGAATGGGGAATATtaaatgaagaatggagaatggagaatggagaatcaGGAATAGAGAATGGGGAATAGtaaatgaagaatggagaatggagaatggagaatggggagtgaggaatggagaatgaggaatggaaaatgaggaatggagaatgaggaatggagaattgcgaattgagaatggagaatggagaattgagaattgagaatttataattgagaattgagaattgagaatggagaattgagaattgagaatttataattgagaattgagaattgagaatggagaatggagaattgagaattgagaatttataattgagaatggagaattgagaattgagaatggagaatggagaattaagaattgagaatggagaattgagaattgaggaTGGCGAATGgcaaatggagaatggagaattgagaattgagcattaagaattgagaattgagaatggagaatggagaatggagaatggagaatgaagaatagAGAATCAGGAATAGAGAATGGGGAATAGtaaatgaagaatggagaatggagaatggagaatggggagtgaggaatggagaatgaggaatggaaaatgaggaatggagaatgaggaatggagaattgagaattgagaatggagaatggagaatggagaatggagaatggagaattgagaatggagaaaggagaattgagaatggagaatggagaattgagaattgagaattgagaattgagagttgagaatggagaatggagaatggagaattgagaatggagaatggagaataaagaagagaGAATGGAGAATCaggaatggagaattgagaattggcatggagaatgaggaatggagaatggagaatggagaatggagaatggagaatggagaatggagaatggagaatggagaatggagaattgagaattgcaaattgagaatggagaatggagaatggagaatggagaatgaggaatggacaATgcagaatggagaattgagaattgagaattgcaaattgagaatggagaatggagaattgaaaatggagaatggagaatggagaattaaGAATGGAGattggagaatggagaatggagaatggagaatggagaatggagaatggagaattgagaattgagaattgagaatggagaatggagaatggagaattaagaatggagaatggagaatggagaataatAATCAGAATCAGGAATAGAGAATGGGGAATACtaaatgaagaatggagaatggagaatggggaatgagaaatggagaatgaggaatggagaatggagaatggagaattgaggattgagaattgagaattgagaaatgAGAATGGTGAAttaagaatggagaatggagaattgaaaatgaagaatggagaatggggaatgaggaatggaaaatgaggaatggagaatggagaattcaGAATTGAGagtggagaatggagaatagagaatggagaattgaaaATGGAGAATAGAGAATTGAGAAatattgagaatggagaatggagaatgaagaatgaggaatggagaatggagaattgagaattgagaattgagaatagAGAACGGAGAATTGATAATGGataatggagaatggagaattaagaatggagaattgagaatggagaatggagaatggagaatggagaattgagaatggagaatggagaatggagaatggaaaatggagaattgagaatagagaatggagaatggagaattgagaatggagaatggagaattgagaatggagaattgagaattgagaattgagaattgagaatggagaatggagaatggagaatggagaatggagaatggagaatggataatggagaatggagaatggagaatggagaattgagaaatgagaatggagaatggagaatggaaaatgaagaatggagaatggagaattgaccCTTGgaaaatggcttttggaattcctaggaattcgtaggattttcctaggaattcctaaaggtgtgaattttcacggtaaattcggactgggaattccttggaattcctaggaattcccaaccataacaactctggttctaaaaaccaagaaattgctagaaattcccagaaattcccagaaattccaagtttatagccaacaggacttggaattcctaggaattcctaggaattcctaggaattccatttcagagaaccaatgactttccctgaaaagctgtaaatctaaaaaatttctaggaatttctgggaatttctgggaatttttgggaatttttaggaatgtttaagaattactgggaattttaagcaaaaatttgaggctaatgatattatataaatactttaaattaaaaaaacccagctaaaattcaagtattcaatgaaatttatttagaagcttaattaaggcttacacgtaaaatatttttgattaattattaagatcaatgtgtggtaatattaggatggaatttgatttatttttcttttcttgaaaacttcatacggattaaccctcaattacagctattcatataaaatagttctaatcaatcattaaatttggtttgacacaaattgtgaataaaatctgttgattcttttccataaaatacaatatcttaagttatatttgaaaaccaagcactcttgggagtgaaggggctaattacagacaaataaaattaattttttgattaaaatcttgttgtaactgtaacaataaattagaatgaagttatcctaaactgcaaacttagctgctgtttgtactgtttgtattttttttcctgggctcacaatgagttggccttgaatgaggttgtcaacaagaaccttgaccattttgtatctggattccttgacatctgactttgaaaaaaaataatatattaaaatatgtatatttaaagctcagaccaggcttttaagatggctatgaggaaaagggcattcattggattctcaaattgagaaatctctgttatattgagtgacttttatattggagttagtacatctctctcatggatttgactaaaaaagggctgaatatattattttgtttttaccaaggagggcttctttatgtactaaggtttgtttaataacagttcctattatgaatcttgaatgttcccaaacgtgactagaggaatcttgaaaccttattgataggtttatttcattgtaaagcataagcttaagaaactgcggcatgcaagtgaccgattcgattctcagaattattctagtttcagttgcgccgagcgttatgtaagcttaattcaacccgctacatctattcttttataagattttgatcacgtaacgaatatcgcaatttttactcaccacaaactttcaaagtCGTAGgtttacagatggccactcgaccattgtttgtaccagtcaatatgtcaactgttgtcccttcttttaactctacggcgccaacgactttcttttcttttacaacactcacgctattctcgttttcccattgaaccacaataaaagctatctttagaaatgttatattaacaGACCTTCCAACCCCCATCACATGCAAATCtggaggttttaaaaaaaaaagcctagaGAAACCTGGAGATTAGGACCTCAAACCTGGAGACTTCAAAAATATgcgtcaaataaaaaaaacgacgACAGATTATTTGTTTCAGAGTATTCCTTACCTTCTCAGTGTTCTCTGTTGTAGTCTTTCGCTGCCTTTTTTGCAGAGCTGAGAAGATTCTCATCAGGGTTGAACTTAAAACACGGTGAGGTTTCCTCTGGGTACTGCAACTTCATTGCCAGTAAATTCGATAGAGTTCCCTCCAGTTTAAGGGAGGACCGACTATCTGTTTTGTTCTTGCGAACCATGCTGAACAGCCTCTCCTCCCCTGCATTACTGTGTGGCAAAAGTACAACCAGCTCTGCCACCTTCTGAAGATGGCAAAATCTTTTTGCTGAGGATTCAGGAATTACCATTTGTGACATGTACCACCAGAGAATGTCTACTCTGTAATGGAAAATTTCCTGATCATTAACTAATCCATCAACAACTTTAGCTTCCTTCCAAGCAATCACACCAATGTCTTCATCTGTTAGAGACTGATAATCACGAAATTCATCATACATCTCATCAATGTTAACAGTGTTCAAGGCTGATTTGAACCTGGATAGAAAGTATTCTACACTCTCCCATTTTGCCTGACTACGTTTCTGAACGTTGATCCATCTTGCATGCTTCAGCAGCTCATCAGTAATAGGAAACTTGCTCAAAACATATTGGAAGGCTGCCTTGAAATATTCATGTGCTGCTGTTAAGAAACGAGTGTAGGCTGTTTGAGATATTTCCCCTTGATTAAGTAGCCTCTGTAGTGTAAACTTTGTCGTCCCTCCTAAGTGAATTTCTGCAAGGGGTATATAAATTGTTGGATCttgcaaattaatttcattaagtGGTTTCTTCATGACCTCCACCTTGATAACACGATTTCCAAGAGTATTTGCAAGTTTTATGACAGAGTCATAAACTATGTGAATGGATGGCTCGTCTGACtgcaaaagtttgttaaaatttgtaaacagtgGGATGGAAGCATTGTGAAAAAACAGGGAAACTTCTGTGAGTGGattttcaaaggctttctgTAACCTCTTGAATCTCGCATCACCAGCATCTTCACTCAAAAAGTATGACTTCAATCCAGTATACTTTTCAAGTGTGCGTTGAACGCAGCGTTCTAAAGAAAGCCACCTGGTAGAAGAATGCTTCAGTATCTTACCATACTCCTGGTTACAAAACTGCATGTACTCAAGTAGGATCCCTTTCCGTTTTGTGCTTTTATCAAACCAGTAATACTGATCAATAAGAAGCTCTTCTGCACTGATTCCTATAATCTTTGCAAATTCGTCATGAGCTCTACTTGCTGCAATGTGCGCCAAATGGCAAGGACATCCCAATACATAGGTCTCTGGATTTTTTGCTTTGAAGTGGGATGCCAAAGAATTGTGAGCACCCACCATTGAATTAGTGTTATCTACTGAAAGGCTGACAACCTGATTCCATGGTATTTCATCAGTCTCTAACTTTTCCTGGACAACACCAAAAAGAGTTTCTGCTTTTGACGCATCCCTGCCACTTGTCACACACATATGATAAAAATGAGATGTAACAGTTTTGGCTCTTTCTACATCGAAAATTCTTACGGTTGCTGGATTCATCTTTTCAACATCTGTATCACTCGACCCATCAATTCCAATACTGAATGGATGTTTCTGACAGTGCTGTACAACATATCTGTGACAATGTGGTCCCAGAGCCTTATTGATGATAGCCATAGTCTTTGTTCTTGCACATCCATACTGCTTAGCAATTTCACTGTCTGGAAATACTGCCCTAAACAATGGCCCAAGGTGATCTGAAGTTGCAAGTGGGAGGTTATGCTGGATCAGAAAATTTGTTGTTAGGACTTCTGCTCTGGTAACTGCACTTTGTATAACACTACCGCCTGAACCAAACATGCCCGCTACTGATGGCTGATTTTTCGCTGCTTTCGTCGATAACTTGTGAGATTCTGTATTACAATGATCTTTCACGTCTTTTAGACCCTGGTGGTCACAGCGTATTGTCTTGAGACAAGGCACACAATAAAAAGAATGCTTGTCGTTTCTTACTGCTTTCACGGGATATAAATTGCTCCACTCAACCTTAAATGTCGTACGATACTTAGCTGCTCCAAGGGTAGCTGGTTTCCTTTTCTTCGCGGTAGATGGCTGAGGTTCCGAAGTATCAGAGTCATTTTGAGAACTTGTTTCACTCTCGTGTGCTGGACGACGagtagccattttgaaatttgtgttCGATGGTTAAGCTTTCCCAGAAACCTTAGCGCACCGATGTTTCATTAGAATGAGGCTGGCATTGGGCTCATTCTTCGGCCGTGTCTTGGTGCGCCCGCGATCCTCTGGTAGCGGTGAGTAACCTGGGCGCAACAAGACACGACTGGAGACTGAGCCTAGCATTGGCGCCATTTCCCTCGCAAATTAGTTTTGATGCCTGATTCGGCTGTTATGAGCACAGATTTTTTTGCTATTCCTTCATACCTTCCGGAATTGTTTggcaattttaaaactttctgatTCACCGTGAGATTAAGGGGCAAAACCGTGAGACCGTGAGTTGACATCCCAAACCGTGAGTCTCACGGTCAAACCGTGAGGGTTGGAAGGTCtgtattaagcaaaacagttgagaaaagcgatcaaccgatgaaaagtacattcaaagatgagcgccaatggagtcttctttgtttccgatcacgggcatgatcacgtggatcttttaggacttgtcattggctagcaaagtgaatccgctggcttgccgattgcagtgtcaggagaagcgcccaactttattctgacttctccgaccggttctctgcttctcgaagatggatagcttggtgatataaattaagatgtgagctcactctatgtagaaataatcgacaagaatcgatcgtattacaaatgcacgatttgtggccgaaagttgtcgaggaaacaaagactcgaaactcacttgagttgtgttaatggcaaaggtgagaaataacacaagccaatcacagttttgaatgcgactacaaatcgtcttttaccctcatatttataaaagaaggataccacattcggaagtataagagatacatagatgatcccagtgtaccagtacctaaatctacaaagcttgaccgtagcaagcgttcagcaacacgttccaacaccgccatctcgattcctcagtcagtcgtttccactgaacttaaagcagtattgacaacagagtagagtgcgtcttacaaaggagaaacatttgtacaagagacagaagtagctatatgcgattacagaggtgcgttggaactctggtccacaaatagttatgcactgcccgaagtataaaacaattttgttgatagctgacagacagagaagaacaacaagtaaacttaagagctgttattattgaagtgtgactagcacttttcatttttatataaagaaggacttgtaatttgcaccaaaaataaaaagatgtaatgttttttgggagatccagtgattgggacatttaagaaattaagttatgaaaggaaacttggttggtacttctcactactaacaagtcttgttgacaaatattttcagatcagagtttcaaataaagtaaattgaagacgtcatataaaaggtctttttcctcaaagggaacattgactacctctgtcttttctgcatgccaaatgtttgcaaagtgtgtggatgatccgcaagtattggaactcttacaaaaatgttttgtaagaataaaaacagcaaaacaaattacagcaattagtcatgaaaatagagcaaaaaactggaaaaaaaaaagcagcaacaacaatcatgaaaaaagaaagagtaatTAGGTATTGAATTTGTTTctctaaggcatgaaatttctactaaaagtattgtcaacaaaaagtctctgacagcgtttgaggcaactgagcttgactgttccaaggttttctaacaaaggcaaccagtaatgtaggttagggaagtaagataataatgtaattattgttaattattgtggaagttggcaatttccatttaacataactgacagctggttcatgagaaaatccatattaatgtaaagatttactaaaacttagtttgagtaataaatttcatgatctttaagttataaacatgtacatgtatgtatatctcttggtaagttttgtatagcataccttttattgagccaaagttttaagcctctgaaattactctttttcttaaaaccttcacattcaaggtattgagaatttcttagaatttatgtggacctcagggtattaaaatttcctcaaattcaattcccagaaattcccaagagttccacacttcttaaattataggtagtttgtaaagctgagaattcctaggaattcctagggattccaagtcctcacaaaactggagtcttcctttcccagaaattcccagtaattccaagctttttaaatcagagttaatttgcatagttgggaatgCTGAATGttgaattcccagaaattcccagaaaactgggaattcagtttgcaagggtcatttgcataattgggaatttttgagaattcctaggaattcccagaaaactgggaattcagtttgcaagggtgaggatggagaatggagaatgaggaatggagaatggagagtTGAgtattgagaatggagaatggagaatggtgaatggagactggagaatggagaatggagaatggagaatggagaatggagaatggagaatggagtaTTGAGAATTGAgtattgagaatggagaatggagaatggaaaatggagaatggagaattgacaatggagaattgagaatggagaatagagaatagagaatggagaattgagaattgagcATTGAGAATTGAAAgtggagaattgagaatggagaatggagaattgagaattgagaattgagaatggagaatgaggaatggagaatggaaaatggagaattgagaatggaaaaTGGtaaatggagaatgaggaatggagaatggagagtggagaatggagaatggagaatggagaattgagaatgtagaattgagaatggtgaaAGGAGActggagaatggagaattgagaattgagagtggagaatggagaatgaggaatggagaatggagaatggtgaatggagaatggagaatggagaatggagaatggagaatggtgaatggagaatggagaatggagaatgaggaatggagaatggagaatggagaatggagaatggtaatggagaatggagaatggagaatggagaatggggaatggagaatggagaattgagattggagaattgagaatggagaatg
This region of Pocillopora verrucosa isolate sample1 chromosome 3, ASM3666991v2, whole genome shotgun sequence genomic DNA includes:
- the LOC131770295 gene encoding uncharacterized protein, which codes for MATRRPAHESETSSQNDSDTSEPQPSTAKKRKPATLGAAKYRTTFKVEWSNLYPVKAVRNDKHSFYCVPCLKTIRCDHQGLKDVKDHCNTESHKLSTKAAKNQPSVAGMFGSGGSVIQSAVTRAEVLTTNFLIQHNLPLATSDHLGPLFRAVFPDSEIAKQYGCARTKTMAIINKALGPHCHRYVVQHCQKHPFSIGIDGSSDTDVEKMNPATVRIFDVERAKTVTSHFYHMCVTSGRDASKAETLFGVVQEKLETDEIPWNQVVSLSVDNTNSMVGAHNSLASHFKAKNPETYVLGCPCHLAHIAASRAHDEFAKIIGISAEELLIDQYYWFDKSTKRKGILLEYMQFCNQEYGKILKHSSTRWLSLERCVQRTLEKYTGLKSYFLSEDAGDARFKRLQKAFENPLTEVSLFFHNASIPLFTNFNKLLQSDEPSIHIVYDSVIKLANTLGNRVIKVEVMKKPLNEINLQDPTIYIPLAEIHLGGTTKFTLQRLLNQGEISQTAYTRFLTAAHEYFKAAFQYVLSKFPITDELLKHARWINVQKRSQAKWESVEYFLSRFKSALNTVNIDEMYDEFRDYQSLTDEDIGVIAWKEAKVVDGLVNDQEIFHYRVDILWWYMSQMVIPESSAKRFCHLQKVAELVVLLPHSNAGEERLFSMVRKNKTDSRSSLKLEGTLSNLLAMKLQYPEETSPCFKFNPDENLLSSAKKAAKDYNREH